A genomic segment from Ignavibacteriales bacterium encodes:
- a CDS encoding DUF4397 domain-containing protein has product MFARKYLSLFLMLIFGITVFTACSDDENTVTPTPASKSKVLVTHASPDAPGVDLLVDNTVAGTNLTFPNSTGYLEVNSGTRNVKVNVTGTTTTALEANLNLAADKDYSVFAVNNVAMIEAVVLEDNLTSPAAGKAHVRFVHLSPNAPAVDITTNTGAVVFGNYVFKQASAFTPLDAGTYDLQVRLAGTSTVVLDLPGISLTAGKIYTVFAKGLVGGQGTQSLGAQIIVNK; this is encoded by the coding sequence ATGTTCGCACGTAAATATCTTTCATTATTCTTAATGTTAATCTTTGGTATAACAGTTTTTACAGCTTGCAGCGATGATGAAAACACTGTTACTCCAACACCAGCATCTAAATCAAAAGTTTTAGTTACACATGCATCACCAGATGCGCCAGGAGTTGATCTTTTAGTTGATAATACAGTTGCAGGAACTAATCTTACTTTTCCTAACAGCACTGGATATTTAGAGGTTAACTCTGGAACACGTAATGTTAAAGTCAATGTAACGGGAACAACTACTACTGCTTTAGAAGCAAATCTAAATTTAGCAGCAGATAAAGATTATTCAGTATTTGCAGTAAATAATGTTGCCATGATAGAAGCAGTTGTTTTGGAAGATAATCTTACATCACCTGCAGCCGGCAAAGCACACGTAAGATTCGTTCACTTGTCACCAAACGCTCCGGCAGTTGATATTACAACGAATACGGGTGCAGTAGTTTTTGGTAATTATGTATTTAAACAAGCTTCTGCTTTCACTCCACTTGATGCAGGTACATATGATTTGCAAGTAAGATTGGCCGGAACCTCAACAGTTGTATTAGATTTACCAGGAATTTCCTTGACTGCTGGAAAAATTTATACAGTATTTGCTAAAGGACTAGTTGGTGGTCAGGGAACACAATCATTAGGCGCTCAAATAATTGTAAACAAATAA
- a CDS encoding CBS domain-containing protein: MESIKDILNGREVFTIQSGSSVKDTVNYMASKGVGLLPVMKNEKLIGVFSERDLVKRVIAKDKDLFLTAVDEIMSTKLVIGKIDEPNESVLAKMKEAKTRHILIIDNEKLVGVLSLRDLLEIDLNHCKTTVEVLNNYIYSK, encoded by the coding sequence ATGGAATCAATTAAGGACATTCTAAATGGGCGTGAAGTTTTTACTATTCAATCCGGCTCATCTGTAAAAGATACCGTAAATTACATGGCATCAAAGGGAGTCGGACTTTTACCCGTAATGAAGAATGAGAAGTTAATCGGTGTATTTTCTGAACGTGATTTGGTTAAAAGAGTTATCGCAAAAGATAAAGATTTGTTTTTGACTGCTGTTGATGAGATTATGAGCACAAAACTTGTAATTGGTAAAATAGATGAGCCTAATGAATCCGTATTAGCAAAAATGAAAGAAGCTAAGACAAGACATATCTTAATTATAGATAACGAAAAACTTGTTGGCGTTCTTTCTCTTCGTGATCTTTTAGAGATAGATCTTAATCATTGCAAAACAACTGTTGAGGTTTTAAATAATTATATTTACTCCAAGTAA
- a CDS encoding DUF2721 domain-containing protein, with the protein MLAPGIMISACGLLLLGMNNKYSLVVNRIRLLNEERRKAIHKTTDDKNFNYQETQRLESISMQISSLVYRVKLVRNAVLSYTIAVALFVLTSLSIGFGFLLELTKLNSFVTVLFLLGMISVLCGVSFAAYETYKGYEIVNFEVKIDE; encoded by the coding sequence ATGCTTGCCCCTGGAATAATGATTTCCGCGTGCGGACTATTATTGCTTGGAATGAACAATAAATATTCGCTTGTTGTAAACAGAATTCGCTTGCTCAATGAAGAAAGAAGAAAAGCAATTCATAAAACCACGGATGATAAAAATTTTAATTATCAGGAAACTCAAAGGTTAGAAAGTATATCTATGCAAATCTCAAGTTTGGTTTATAGAGTTAAACTTGTTAGAAATGCTGTGCTGTCCTACACAATTGCAGTTGCCTTATTTGTTCTCACTTCCCTTTCAATAGGATTTGGGTTTTTATTAGAATTAACAAAACTAAATTCATTTGTTACGGTTTTGTTTTTACTAGGAATGATTTCTGTTTTATGTGGGGTTAGTTTTGCAGCTTACGAAACTTATAAAGGTTATGAGATAGTAAATTTCGAGGTGAAGATTGATGAATAA
- a CDS encoding S49 family peptidase: MLRKILITIIAFFSISNNAQTIFPSYYLNNDMEFATPGTIIFGLGGFNNPAELSFQSQPNIYFTWNDKDAGANDFSSWGLFTSVPYLGFGIHNQSYKNFSITDYKLSTAIGSDAFGVGLGYGWSTGDVKYLERSDLFTLGAIFRPANFLSFNLIANLPSRGEREGIIGAGVRPLANYNLSLFGDYTFTDDRIREKIKWSAGAIVEPLDGLRFIGRYYDGKSFNVGVQLGFGSFGITTNAHFNEDAKQSYNTYGIRVGADDRNLLRVFSGKDNYVSMNLQGGVKYQNFKLFDNSRTLFNLLEQLNAIINDNSVSGIAINLSGMNINKEMLWELREKLREIKSHGKKVYIYIDRAGMDEYHFASVADKIILDPMGTISLNGYLMGRTFFKGSLEMLGLGFRELRYFKYKSAVENYARKDFSEADREQRQRLVDENYNLAQREICASRNFTPSYFDELVDSAFLFLPEDAMKLRLVDTLARWSDINEIINNYEKENKSLISANSLEAFKTPNDYWGSKPKIAVIYAIGGTGMDDGIKARNLVKYVEAAMNSGNVKAIVVRVDSPGGDALAADLIADVLHKGKGKKPIIVSQGYVAASGGYWLSMFADTIVAAPNTITGSIGVIGAYIFNKTLKQNLGMSVDHVQKGKFADLGFGATIPLIGISIPDRDFTEEELKMAETGIKTLYKGFVEKVALGRNKPFNEIEKIAQGRVWSGSDGLKNGLVDVLGGLDDAIKIALQKTNLTNSEYEIIEMPEPEWFDLNSFLPSFLRIEQKIIEDPFIRDLKFRLQYNGIPIPLLPQDFIDENMIYEE, encoded by the coding sequence ATGTTACGCAAAATTTTAATCACCATAATTGCATTTTTTAGCATTTCTAATAATGCTCAGACCATTTTTCCGTCATATTATTTAAATAATGATATGGAGTTTGCTACCCCCGGAACGATAATATTCGGGTTGGGCGGGTTTAATAATCCCGCGGAACTTTCTTTTCAGTCACAGCCAAATATTTATTTTACGTGGAATGACAAAGATGCAGGTGCAAATGATTTCAGCAGTTGGGGATTATTTACTTCTGTTCCTTATTTAGGTTTTGGTATTCACAATCAATCCTATAAAAACTTTTCAATAACTGATTACAAACTTTCAACTGCAATTGGCTCAGATGCTTTTGGTGTTGGACTTGGATACGGCTGGTCAACGGGAGATGTAAAATATCTTGAGCGATCTGATTTATTTACACTTGGGGCAATTTTTCGTCCTGCAAATTTTCTCTCATTTAATCTTATCGCAAACTTGCCTTCTAGAGGAGAAAGAGAAGGAATCATCGGAGCGGGTGTTAGACCTCTTGCTAATTATAATCTTTCCTTGTTTGGAGATTATACATTTACGGATGATAGAATAAGGGAAAAAATAAAATGGAGCGCAGGTGCAATTGTAGAACCATTAGATGGTTTAAGATTTATCGGTAGGTATTATGATGGGAAAAGTTTTAATGTAGGTGTTCAACTAGGTTTTGGTTCATTTGGTATAACAACAAATGCCCATTTTAATGAAGATGCCAAGCAATCATATAATACTTACGGCATACGAGTTGGCGCTGATGATAGAAACCTATTAAGAGTTTTTTCCGGCAAAGACAATTATGTTAGTATGAATTTGCAAGGCGGGGTCAAGTATCAGAACTTCAAATTGTTTGATAACAGCAGAACACTTTTTAATCTGTTAGAACAACTTAATGCCATAATAAATGATAATTCAGTTTCAGGTATTGCAATCAATCTTTCCGGAATGAACATCAACAAAGAAATGCTTTGGGAATTACGAGAAAAACTTAGAGAAATAAAATCCCACGGTAAAAAAGTTTATATCTACATAGATCGTGCAGGGATGGATGAATATCATTTTGCATCTGTTGCTGATAAAATAATTCTTGATCCGATGGGCACAATATCCCTCAATGGTTATTTGATGGGAAGAACATTCTTTAAGGGATCGCTTGAAATGCTAGGGCTTGGTTTCCGTGAGTTGAGATACTTTAAATATAAATCTGCCGTTGAAAATTATGCACGTAAAGATTTTAGTGAAGCCGATCGTGAACAAAGACAAAGACTTGTTGATGAAAACTATAATCTAGCGCAAAGAGAAATTTGTGCAAGCAGAAATTTTACACCTTCATACTTTGATGAACTTGTTGACAGTGCTTTTTTGTTTTTACCCGAAGATGCAATGAAATTAAGACTTGTTGATACACTTGCTCGTTGGAGTGATATAAATGAAATAATTAATAATTATGAAAAGGAAAACAAGAGTTTAATAAGTGCAAACTCATTAGAAGCTTTTAAAACACCGAATGATTATTGGGGATCCAAGCCTAAGATTGCGGTAATCTATGCAATTGGCGGTACGGGTATGGATGACGGAATTAAAGCGCGCAATTTGGTTAAATATGTTGAAGCTGCAATGAACAGCGGGAATGTTAAAGCAATTGTTGTACGTGTTGATTCGCCGGGTGGAGATGCGCTTGCTGCTGATCTTATAGCAGATGTACTTCACAAAGGAAAAGGGAAGAAGCCTATAATTGTTTCTCAGGGCTATGTAGCGGCTTCTGGCGGCTATTGGCTTTCTATGTTTGCTGATACTATTGTTGCCGCACCAAATACAATCACTGGCTCAATTGGGGTGATTGGTGCATATATATTTAACAAAACTTTAAAGCAGAACCTTGGAATGTCTGTTGATCACGTTCAGAAGGGAAAATTTGCTGATCTTGGTTTTGGCGCTACGATTCCGTTAATTGGAATCTCAATTCCTGATCGTGATTTTACAGAGGAAGAATTGAAGATGGCAGAAACAGGAATCAAAACTCTGTATAAAGGTTTTGTGGAAAAAGTAGCTTTGGGTAGGAACAAACCTTTTAATGAAATTGAAAAAATTGCGCAGGGAAGAGTGTGGTCCGGCAGCGATGGTTTAAAAAATGGATTGGTTGATGTACTAGGAGGATTGGATGATGCAATAAAAATAGCTTTGCAAAAAACTAATCTTACAAACAGCGAATACGAAATTATTGAAATGCCAGAACCAGAATGGTTTGATCTGAATTCATTTCTGCCAAGCTTTTTAAGAATCGAACAAAAAATTATTGAAGATCCGTTTATAAGAGATTTGAAATTCCGTTTACAGTATAACGGAATACCAATACCGCTCCTACCGCAGGATTTTATAGATGAGAATATGATTTACGAA
- a CDS encoding ABC transporter ATP-binding protein — protein sequence MIEISNLHKNFGGKKVLRGVNLTIEQGETIVIIGRSGCGKSVLIKHIVGLLSPDSGYVKVENNIVNDLSQKELYTLRKKFGFLFQGAALFDSMTVEENVSLPLVESKLNHSKSEIKNIVEEKLSLVDLEDVLNLKPSELSGGMKKRVALARALVTNPSYILYDEPTTGLDPIMSDSIDQLIKDLSTKLNVTSVVVTHDMYSVKNVANRVAMMNDGLIYFTGKPEELINSTDKVIADFIRRTEV from the coding sequence ATGATTGAAATAAGTAATCTTCATAAAAACTTTGGCGGCAAAAAAGTTTTGCGCGGCGTTAATCTTACAATTGAGCAGGGAGAAACTATTGTTATCATCGGCAGAAGCGGATGCGGCAAAAGTGTTTTGATAAAGCATATTGTTGGATTGCTAAGCCCGGATTCCGGTTATGTTAAAGTCGAAAACAATATTGTAAATGATCTTAGTCAAAAAGAGCTCTACACCTTAAGAAAAAAATTCGGGTTTTTATTTCAGGGAGCAGCGCTATTTGATTCTATGACTGTTGAAGAAAATGTCAGCCTTCCTTTAGTTGAATCAAAATTGAATCATTCCAAATCTGAAATAAAAAATATCGTTGAAGAAAAGTTATCTTTAGTTGATCTTGAAGATGTTTTAAATCTAAAACCTTCAGAACTTTCCGGGGGAATGAAAAAGAGGGTTGCCCTTGCGCGTGCTCTTGTTACAAATCCATCTTACATTTTATACGATGAACCAACCACCGGACTCGATCCAATAATGTCCGATTCTATCGATCAGCTAATAAAGGATCTATCAACAAAATTAAATGTTACTTCTGTAGTTGTTACACACGACATGTACAGTGTAAAAAACGTTGCAAATCGTGTTGCGATGATGAACGATGGCCTCATCTATTTTACAGGCAAACCCGAAGAACTAATAAACTCAACAGATAAAGTAATTGCAGATTTTATTAGAAGAACTGAAGTTTGA